The following are encoded in a window of Acidimicrobiales bacterium genomic DNA:
- a CDS encoding SDR family NAD(P)-dependent oxidoreductase: MTVAPALMDLSGRVAVVTGAAQGIGEATALALAAFGADVAICDNRPEKLPAVQAAVEALGRRCHATELDVRDGPGVEAWLGAVHAELGPIDILVNNAGGGFHAKYEDVSPKGESVLIAENFGTVTNGVRYGVPLMNDGGSIVNVTSVEAYHAAPGFAVYSAMKAAVEQFTKTMSMELGHRGIRVNCVAPDMMPTPGDEELQADSSALMPGLFPTSLRRMGDPGECASVIVFLAGDMASFVTGTSIPVDGGTIAAASWKVRDDGSFGL, from the coding sequence ATGACTGTTGCTCCCGCCCTGATGGACCTGTCCGGCCGTGTCGCCGTGGTGACCGGGGCTGCGCAGGGGATCGGCGAGGCGACCGCCCTCGCCCTGGCCGCATTCGGTGCCGACGTGGCGATCTGCGACAACCGACCCGAGAAGCTCCCCGCCGTGCAGGCCGCTGTGGAGGCGCTCGGCCGCCGCTGTCACGCAACCGAACTCGACGTGCGCGACGGCCCTGGTGTCGAGGCCTGGCTCGGCGCCGTCCACGCCGAGCTCGGCCCGATCGACATCCTGGTGAACAACGCCGGTGGCGGGTTCCATGCGAAGTACGAGGACGTCTCGCCGAAGGGCGAGTCGGTGCTCATCGCCGAGAACTTCGGCACCGTCACGAACGGCGTTCGTTACGGCGTGCCGCTGATGAACGACGGTGGCTCGATCGTCAACGTCACTTCGGTCGAGGCGTATCACGCGGCCCCGGGTTTCGCCGTCTACTCGGCCATGAAGGCGGCGGTCGAACAGTTCACGAAGACGATGTCGATGGAGCTCGGCCATCGCGGCATCCGGGTGAACTGTGTGGCCCCCGACATGATGCCCACGCCCGGGGACGAGGAGCTCCAGGCCGACAGCAGCGCGCTCATGCCCGGCCTCTTCCCGACCTCACTGCGGAGAATGGGCGACCCGGGAGAATGTGCGTCGGTGATCGTGTTCCTGGCCGGCGACATGGCGAGCTTCGTGACCGGAACATCGATCCCGGTCGACGGCGGCACCATCGCCGCCGCGTCCTGGAAGGTGCGCGACGACGGCAGCTTCGGTCTCTAG